One window of Bacteroides sp. AN502(2024) genomic DNA carries:
- the ccsA gene encoding cytochrome c biogenesis protein CcsA yields MKRLLIILYICLIGLLAATTFIEQAYGTEFAERNIYHTTWFCCLWGVIAVIGFVALIRRSLWYRLPVLLFHGSLLIILLGAMITFIYSEQGYMHLRLNTVKSSFQSPQNNKNIDLPFTMKLDSFRIEYYPGTEAPADYVSYINYSLPGEKDSFHNERISMNRIFAMQGFRFYQSSFDEDGQGSWLTVNYDPWGIRVTYSGYILLGISMILLLFYRRGEFRQLLNHPLLKKGGLFILFLFYLTETTQAQETPLRVLNKIQADSLAQQQVIYHDRVVPFNTLARDFVKKLTGKTYYKGFTPEQVISGWILYPESWKNEPMIYIKSPELHHLLGLKTSYARLTDLFDGPVYRLQKTWQQEQGKDSKLAKAIQETDEKVGLILMLEKGTFIHPLPTDGNVQPLSELEVKAELLYNRIPFSKILFMINLSLGVLSFLLLLHNSLRRGVPSPKAKTISLIAKTFFSVALYLAFIFHLAGYCLRWYIAGRIPLSNGYETMQFMALCVLLIACLLHRKFSFILPFGFLLSGFALLVSYLGQMNPQITPLMPVLVSPWLSIHVSLIMMSYSLLAFIMLNGILALCLPKKESGSNASGNNAKQDNRIEQLTLVSRLLLYPATFFLGAGIFLGAVWANVSWGRYWAWDPKEVWALITFLVYGVAFHSQSLRIFRKPLFFHIYMILAFLTVLMTYFGVNYVLGGMHSYANT; encoded by the coding sequence TTGAAAAGATTACTTATCATTTTATATATCTGTCTGATAGGATTACTTGCTGCTACCACTTTCATAGAGCAAGCATACGGGACAGAGTTTGCAGAAAGAAACATATATCACACAACCTGGTTTTGTTGTCTGTGGGGAGTAATTGCCGTAATAGGATTTGTAGCCCTCATCCGACGTTCTTTATGGTACCGGCTCCCTGTTTTACTGTTTCATGGCTCCCTCCTTATTATCTTGCTGGGAGCCATGATTACGTTTATCTATAGTGAACAAGGATATATGCATTTACGTCTGAATACAGTAAAAAGTAGCTTCCAGTCACCACAAAACAACAAAAATATAGACTTGCCATTTACTATGAAACTGGACAGTTTCCGGATAGAGTATTATCCGGGCACAGAAGCTCCTGCTGATTACGTCAGTTATATCAACTACTCACTTCCCGGGGAGAAAGATTCTTTTCATAACGAACGCATCTCAATGAACCGTATATTTGCCATGCAAGGATTCCGCTTTTACCAGTCATCATTTGACGAAGATGGTCAAGGAAGCTGGCTAACAGTAAACTATGACCCATGGGGTATCAGAGTAACCTATAGCGGATACATCCTACTAGGTATCTCCATGATTTTACTACTTTTCTATCGCCGGGGGGAATTTCGTCAGTTATTAAATCATCCCTTATTGAAAAAAGGAGGGTTATTCATTTTATTCCTTTTTTACCTAACTGAAACGACGCAAGCACAGGAAACACCTCTTCGCGTATTAAACAAAATACAGGCAGACAGTCTGGCACAACAGCAGGTTATCTACCATGACCGTGTAGTACCGTTCAATACACTGGCAAGAGACTTTGTAAAGAAACTGACAGGAAAAACCTACTATAAAGGATTCACTCCCGAACAAGTAATAAGTGGCTGGATTCTATACCCGGAATCATGGAAAAATGAACCGATGATATATATAAAAAGTCCTGAACTGCATCATTTACTCGGTTTGAAAACCTCTTATGCACGCTTGACCGATTTGTTTGACGGTCCGGTCTACCGTCTCCAGAAAACATGGCAACAAGAACAGGGAAAAGACAGCAAACTCGCTAAAGCGATCCAGGAGACAGATGAAAAAGTCGGTCTGATCCTGATGTTGGAAAAAGGAACATTCATTCATCCATTACCAACTGATGGCAACGTGCAACCTCTCTCCGAACTGGAAGTAAAAGCAGAATTACTCTACAACCGGATTCCGTTCAGCAAGATTCTTTTTATGATTAACCTGTCATTGGGAGTGTTGTCTTTCCTGCTTCTGCTTCATAACAGCCTGCGAAGAGGTGTACCCTCCCCCAAAGCCAAAACAATTTCCCTGATAGCAAAAACTTTCTTTTCTGTAGCACTCTATCTTGCTTTCATATTCCATTTAGCAGGATATTGCCTGCGCTGGTACATTGCCGGTCGTATTCCACTTAGCAACGGTTACGAAACCATGCAGTTCATGGCTCTTTGTGTTCTCTTGATAGCCTGCCTGCTCCATCGAAAATTCTCGTTTATACTTCCATTCGGATTCCTGCTCTCCGGCTTTGCTCTACTAGTCTCCTATCTGGGACAAATGAATCCCCAGATAACCCCATTAATGCCGGTGCTCGTCTCTCCATGGCTAAGTATTCATGTCTCATTAATTATGATGTCTTATTCCCTATTGGCATTTATCATGCTAAACGGAATACTGGCATTGTGCCTCCCCAAAAAAGAGTCGGGAAGCAATGCCTCCGGAAACAACGCTAAACAAGATAACCGGATAGAACAGTTGACGCTAGTCAGTCGTTTACTACTCTATCCTGCCACCTTCTTTTTAGGAGCAGGCATCTTTCTGGGAGCAGTTTGGGCAAACGTTTCCTGGGGACGATACTGGGCGTGGGACCCGAAAGAAGTATGGGCGCTGATTACTTTTCTGGTATATGGAGTAGCCTTCCATTCACAAAGCCTGCGCATTTTCCGCAAACCTCTATTCTTCCATATCTATATGATTCTTGCTTTCCTGACCGTCTTAATGACCTATTTCGGAGTGAATTATGTTCTTGGAGGAATGCATAGTTATGCAAACACCTGA